In Pseudonocardia sp. EC080619-01, the following proteins share a genomic window:
- a CDS encoding TraM recognition domain-containing protein produces the protein MALAAFVLLVVEVAAMVTGLVSGSGRLLLVGFDDMGELLRSSLGGPIPPDGAIAQLTEHSALFVGCLFGIAMILVVAAGVLGTWGWRTWGPTRPGHATRGQIRRELSVRACRTRAERLRPSMTPAERRAAEPGEIGIPLPQGPTGPLWAPLENPTGTLAPTQTGKSRRWLTPLCIEAPGALLCSTTKPDLLMLTALTRSRRRMPGPILVFDVTDTVAWPAGLRWSPLHGCEDPARAWRRARTLVEAAAVTVETGDGRGAGNDRVFRQRAVGVVGAYLLAAAITGADLSRLSDWASDRTARGPVAALRAHDHLASYAADLEAEMNMVPQTADAVWLSVRRALAPFADRRIRELCSSPSQSYDVERFIAAGGSLYLIAGQNDDLAAAPILTTIVAEWIEAARSMSTRYPQERLDPPATAVLDELPSATPVPDLPTSLADSAGRGVLIHWAAQSKAQLDITYGADKATTLLDNSTLMGIWGGLKDHTTLQWLSTILGEHERMRLQEPAGGLWSGARGATRSHERVHTYQPADVRTLERGEVLLVFRHLQAVLARSVDALDRPDGAQLSRDVETIRSRQIPIDVEGYPASGTHRPAPEATPSPYPDARPAHRR, from the coding sequence GTGGCACTGGCCGCGTTCGTCCTGCTCGTCGTGGAGGTCGCCGCGATGGTTACCGGGCTGGTGTCCGGTTCCGGGCGACTGTTGCTGGTCGGGTTCGACGACATGGGCGAGCTGCTGCGTTCGTCTCTCGGCGGACCGATCCCTCCCGATGGTGCGATCGCGCAGCTCACCGAGCACTCTGCGCTGTTCGTGGGGTGCTTGTTCGGGATAGCGATGATCCTCGTTGTCGCTGCGGGGGTGCTCGGGACGTGGGGCTGGCGCACGTGGGGTCCGACCCGGCCTGGCCACGCCACTCGTGGACAGATCCGCAGGGAACTGTCGGTTCGCGCGTGCCGTACCCGTGCCGAACGGCTGAGGCCGTCGATGACGCCGGCCGAGCGGCGCGCCGCGGAACCGGGAGAGATCGGGATTCCGCTTCCGCAGGGCCCGACCGGGCCGTTGTGGGCGCCGCTGGAGAACCCGACGGGCACGCTGGCGCCGACTCAGACCGGTAAGTCCCGGCGCTGGCTGACGCCCCTGTGTATCGAGGCCCCGGGTGCGCTGTTGTGCTCGACCACTAAGCCCGACTTGCTGATGCTCACCGCACTCACCCGGTCCCGTAGGCGTATGCCCGGCCCGATCCTGGTCTTCGACGTGACCGACACCGTCGCCTGGCCGGCCGGATTGCGCTGGTCGCCTCTGCATGGGTGTGAGGACCCGGCTCGGGCCTGGCGCCGCGCCCGCACTCTGGTCGAAGCCGCCGCAGTCACCGTCGAGACCGGTGACGGCCGCGGCGCCGGGAACGATCGCGTGTTCCGCCAGCGCGCCGTCGGCGTTGTGGGCGCCTACCTGCTCGCGGCCGCGATCACCGGGGCCGATCTGTCCCGGCTGTCGGACTGGGCCAGCGACCGCACCGCCCGCGGTCCGGTCGCCGCGCTGCGCGCGCACGACCATCTCGCCTCGTATGCCGCCGACCTCGAGGCCGAGATGAACATGGTCCCCCAGACCGCCGACGCGGTCTGGCTCTCGGTTCGGCGGGCGCTGGCCCCCTTCGCCGACCGCCGGATCCGCGAGCTGTGCAGCTCTCCTTCCCAGTCCTACGACGTCGAGCGGTTCATCGCCGCCGGAGGGTCGCTGTATCTGATCGCCGGGCAGAACGACGATCTCGCCGCCGCACCGATCCTGACCACGATCGTCGCCGAGTGGATCGAGGCCGCCCGGTCCATGTCCACCCGCTACCCGCAGGAACGTCTCGACCCACCTGCCACCGCGGTGCTCGACGAGCTCCCGTCGGCGACCCCGGTACCGGATCTGCCCACCAGCCTCGCCGACTCCGCCGGTCGCGGCGTCCTGATCCACTGGGCTGCCCAGTCGAAGGCGCAGCTCGACATCACCTACGGCGCCGACAAGGCGACCACGCTGCTCGACAACAGCACGCTGATGGGCATCTGGGGCGGGCTCAAGGACCACACCACCCTGCAGTGGCTGTCCACCATCCTCGGCGAGCACGAACGTATGCGCCTGCAGGAACCCGCGGGCGGGCTCTGGAGCGGCGCGCGTGGCGCGACGCGCAGCCACGAACGCGTCCACACCTACCAACCCGCCGACGTCCGGACCCTCGAGCGTGGCGAGGTCCTGCTGGTCTTCCGCCATCTGCAGGCCGTCCTCGCCCGGAGCGTCGACGCCCTCGACCGACCCGACGGCGCCCAGCTCAGCCGTGATGTCGAGACGATCCGCTCTCGGCAGATCCCGATCGACGTCGAGGGCTACCCCGCCAGCGGCACGCACCGCCCGGCGCCCGAGGCCACACCGAGTCCCTACCCCGACGCTAGACCGGCGCACAGGCGGTGA
- a CDS encoding J domain-containing protein: protein MTTPTSGRGADLYEVLGVGPDADRTQVRRAYRRQALALHPDRNPDPSAPERFRAVAEAYAVLADPVRRDAYDTRHSTGGPEPDRPFSPPSAAEGPAHTTSGASADYTPAGEPVAHTDYAPTSGYAPPPPPPGGRAADQGDLLPAGWPVGRIDHRRLAGRLLLGVWRLAPLPAGRIAAGAVVVATLAAAALAVTSRDEMPLESRVIGFLAALALACWTVRALTFAVLHARHRATERTR from the coding sequence ATGACCACCCCCACCAGCGGTCGCGGTGCCGACCTATATGAGGTGCTCGGCGTCGGCCCGGACGCCGACCGGACCCAGGTCCGGCGCGCGTACCGCCGCCAGGCTCTGGCACTACATCCCGACCGCAACCCCGATCCAAGCGCCCCCGAGCGGTTCCGGGCTGTCGCCGAGGCCTACGCGGTCCTGGCCGACCCGGTGCGTCGCGACGCTTACGACACCAGGCACAGCACGGGCGGACCTGAACCTGACCGTCCCTTCTCGCCGCCATCTGCGGCGGAGGGGCCCGCACACACCACCAGTGGCGCTTCAGCGGACTACACCCCGGCCGGGGAGCCGGTCGCTCACACCGACTACGCCCCGACCAGCGGCTATGCGCCCCCTCCCCCGCCGCCCGGTGGCCGGGCTGCGGATCAGGGTGACCTGCTGCCGGCCGGGTGGCCGGTCGGGCGGATCGACCACCGCCGGCTGGCCGGACGGCTCCTGCTCGGGGTGTGGCGCCTGGCCCCGCTCCCGGCGGGTCGGATCGCCGCAGGGGCGGTCGTAGTGGCCACCCTCGCTGCCGCGGCGCTCGCGGTGACCTCCCGCGACGAGATGCCGCTGGAATCGCGGGTGATCGGCTTCCTCGCCGCCCTCGCGCTGGCCTGCTGGACCGTCCGTGCCCTGACCTTCGCCGTTCTGCACGCCCGCCACCGAGCCACCGAGAGGACACGCTGA